A window of Natrinema versiforme contains these coding sequences:
- a CDS encoding NAD(P)-dependent oxidoreductase, producing MNVLLLGASGRIGQRIATELLDRGHKVTGVSRSGDIDGIDDPDFTAVAGDATDPDDIAALAAGHDTVASALGPAEDADVEILTEMTEAVIEGLREADVDRLVWTGGAGGLSVGPDTKLVDTDEFPEEAVPIAEAHIDALEIIRDANDLQWSYIAPATLIEPGERTGEYRTADGELVTDEDGESHISMEDFAIAFADELETDDAVHTQLAVGY from the coding sequence ATGAACGTGCTACTACTCGGCGCAAGCGGACGAATCGGGCAACGAATCGCAACTGAACTCCTCGACCGTGGGCACAAAGTGACTGGCGTCTCCCGAAGCGGAGACATCGACGGAATCGACGATCCCGACTTCACAGCGGTCGCTGGTGACGCGACTGATCCTGACGATATCGCCGCCCTCGCGGCAGGACATGACACAGTGGCATCCGCCTTGGGTCCAGCAGAGGACGCAGACGTTGAGATCCTCACTGAGATGACCGAGGCAGTAATCGAAGGGCTTCGTGAAGCGGACGTTGACCGCCTAGTGTGGACAGGTGGTGCAGGCGGGCTGAGCGTGGGACCGGATACAAAGCTCGTCGACACCGATGAATTCCCGGAGGAGGCCGTCCCGATCGCAGAGGCGCATATCGATGCACTCGAAATTATCCGCGACGCCAATGACCTCCAGTGGTCATACATCGCACCAGCGACACTAATCGAACCGGGTGAGCGCACCGGCGAATACCGAACCGCAGACGGCGAACTCGTTACCGATGAGGATGGTGAGAGTCACATTTCGATGGAGGACTTCGCCATCGCGTTTGCCGATGAATTGGAGACTGACGATGCGGTCCACACCCAGCTCGCTGTCGGCTACTAA
- a CDS encoding helix-turn-helix domain-containing protein, producing MSSQQSLEEKYAECPVVQTLEEVGSRWRMTVIHVLREGDLRFNELKRATGANSQTLSRVLDDLDEKGYVTREVEEESPVAVYYSLTPKGEELLSAFDAIYEWGEKWVIDAK from the coding sequence ATGTCATCGCAACAGTCACTTGAAGAGAAATACGCAGAGTGTCCGGTCGTGCAAACGCTCGAAGAGGTTGGGTCGCGGTGGCGGATGACGGTCATCCACGTGCTTCGGGAGGGCGATCTCCGGTTCAACGAACTCAAGCGGGCGACGGGTGCGAACTCTCAAACCCTGTCTCGCGTCCTCGATGATTTAGATGAGAAGGGCTACGTCACCCGGGAGGTTGAGGAAGAGAGCCCGGTCGCTGTCTACTACTCGCTGACCCCGAAGGGTGAAGAACTGCTCTCGGCATTCGATGCGATTTACGAATGGGGTGAGAAGTGGGTGATTGATGCAAAGTGA
- a CDS encoding alpha/beta hydrolase has translation MNADRIDPQAKAALERQQRIPMPHSRYGLKLLRLLSGPLMRLRNRNGPPVGRTIDRTIPGPAGDLDARLYLPDASGPFPTVVFFHGGGYVLGSIETHDWLCRHLTRESGCAVLSVDYRLAPEYPFPAAVEDAYAAVEWVAAHPEAVAGDGQIAVAGDSAGGALAAVAALMAAERDGPEIEYQALCYPSVGIDADQPSVREHAGIVLGEDDMEWFRECYYESEIHERNPYADPTNAGDVSGVAPATVVTAGFDPLRDGGKAYAEQLVRDGVPTRYENYADMIHGFMTLRDVDRARDAIADVAGDLADALERD, from the coding sequence ATGAACGCTGACAGGATCGATCCGCAGGCGAAAGCGGCACTCGAGCGCCAGCAGCGGATCCCGATGCCACACAGCCGCTACGGACTGAAACTCCTCCGGCTCCTCAGCGGACCGCTGATGCGGCTTCGGAACCGAAACGGGCCGCCCGTCGGGCGGACCATCGATCGAACGATCCCCGGTCCCGCGGGCGACCTCGACGCTCGCCTCTATCTCCCCGACGCGAGCGGGCCGTTCCCCACGGTCGTCTTCTTCCACGGGGGCGGGTACGTACTGGGGAGCATCGAGACGCACGACTGGCTCTGTCGGCACCTCACTCGAGAGAGCGGTTGCGCTGTTCTCTCCGTCGACTACCGACTCGCCCCCGAGTACCCCTTCCCCGCGGCGGTCGAGGACGCCTACGCCGCCGTCGAGTGGGTGGCCGCACACCCCGAGGCCGTCGCCGGGGACGGCCAGATCGCAGTCGCGGGCGATTCCGCCGGCGGGGCGCTCGCGGCCGTCGCCGCGCTCATGGCCGCCGAGCGCGACGGCCCCGAGATCGAGTATCAGGCGCTCTGCTATCCGAGCGTCGGCATCGACGCGGACCAGCCCTCGGTCCGGGAGCACGCCGGCATCGTCCTCGGGGAGGACGATATGGAGTGGTTTCGGGAGTGCTACTACGAGAGCGAGATCCACGAGCGCAACCCCTACGCCGATCCGACGAACGCCGGTGACGTCTCCGGCGTCGCTCCGGCGACGGTCGTCACCGCCGGCTTCGATCCGCTCCGCGACGGCGGCAAGGCCTACGCCGAACAACTCGTCCGGGACGGCGTTCCGACGCGCTACGAGAACTACGCGGACATGATCCACGGCTTCATGACGCTCCGCGACGTCGATCGCGCCCGCGACGCGATCGCGGACGTGGCCGGAGATCTCGCCGACGCGCTCGAGCGCGACTGA